TCCTCCAACATGCCCACCTCCGCCGCCATGTCCACCACCACCACCACCACCACCGTGTTGCGCCTGCACTCCATGCGTGAAAACAATCCACGCCAGGAATATCACAACTCTGCCAGACCAGGGAAAAAATATTTTTAAGTTCATCGCCTGATTTCCTTTTCTTTCAGGGCTTTTACTTCCTGTATCGGAATCTTCTGGGCGCTTGCCGGCGGCTCGAACTCAAAGACAAAATCCGACAGCTTTGTTTGGAAATCCCAAGCCGTGATGATGGCCGTAAATTCAGGCGAATTATCCTCGTCCTTATAAGTAATCACCAATTTTCTTGGCACCGGCCTCGGCCCTGCCTCAATCCAGATCTGCCAGTCGATATTCGCCTCGCTAAAAGCCAGATGCTCGCATGGAACACCCAAAACTGTCACCGGCCCGATATACCTTCCCGAGATGATGTCCTTGGTAAAATTTTTATAGGGATCGCTCACCAGCAAATCCTCCAGCGGCAACACCATCCCCAACCGGTCCGTGGCATAATCCAGCGCCTCATCAATCGTGCCCGGCACCTTCGTTTCCCCAAAAAAATTCTGCACGCGATTGAACAGTGTGAGCGTCTTTCCGTTATAAAATATCCCGCGGCTGTGCCGTGTGGAGCGCAGTTCAGAATGCCACCGGTTCGGCCTGCGTATTTGCACATCCAAATTGCGCCCGGCCTGCACGCGCTGGCCGTTCATCAAATTATCGTCCTGCCACATCTCCGCACTGAAGGAGAAATACTTTGCTTCCGCCAGATAATCACTCGTGCGCTTAAGCAGTTCATCCGCCTTGGGATCAATGGCAGGTTTGTCCTTCTTGTCCTTCGCCCATGCCCACGTTGTAAACACCATCAAAACGATCCCGACCACCACCGCTACGTGGAAATATCTTCTAGTCTGACTATTTATCATTCGCATGGTTGTCTCCTTGCCCGAAAGGGCAGACTCGATCCCCAGCTGTTCTTTTCGAATTCCAAGCTTCCGAATCGATGAATTGATGCTGCAAAATAAGAGGAGTCAGGCTTCGCTCCGAGGAAAGGCCCATTCCCAGTGAAACAACCCAACCGCTGTGGTGAAGTTCCGCAAGCGTTTTTGCGGCGCTGGAATCTATCACACGATCCAACTGGTTTCTCAAAAAGGACGTCCTCACACCCCCAACCTCAAGCCTCGGGCCTCCCTCTTCAATG
This genomic stretch from Pedosphaera parvula Ellin514 harbors:
- a CDS encoding DUF2092 domain-containing protein — encoded protein: MRMINSQTRRYFHVAVVVGIVLMVFTTWAWAKDKKDKPAIDPKADELLKRTSDYLAEAKYFSFSAEMWQDDNLMNGQRVQAGRNLDVQIRRPNRWHSELRSTRHSRGIFYNGKTLTLFNRVQNFFGETKVPGTIDEALDYATDRLGMVLPLEDLLVSDPYKNFTKDIISGRYIGPVTVLGVPCEHLAFSEANIDWQIWIEAGPRPVPRKLVITYKDEDNSPEFTAIITAWDFQTKLSDFVFEFEPPASAQKIPIQEVKALKEKEIRR